One segment of Methylotenera versatilis 79 DNA contains the following:
- a CDS encoding efflux RND transporter permease subunit → MFDQLIRFSIHQRWLVMLIVLGVAVLGIFSYQKLPIDAVPDITNIQVQINTAAPGYAPLETEQRITYPIEVAMAGLPKLDQTRSISRYGLSQVTVVFKEGTDIYFARQLVNERINQAKEQLPAGILPKLGPTSTGLGEIFMWTVEAKEGALKADGTPYSPMDLREVQDWIVKPQLRNVPGVNDINTVGGYVKQYQVAPQTDSLIARGLSLNDLVNALEKNNANIGAGYIEKSGEQYLIRVPGQVNNLDDIGNIVVDAKSGVPVRVKDVAEVIIGNESRDGAATENGQEVVLGTVYMLTGENSRTVSAAVEAQLQKINQTLPTGIVAKTVYDRTTLIDKAIHTVKTNLLEGALLVIAVLFIFLGNMRAAIITMLVIPLSMLFTFSGMLTGKVSANLMSLGALDFGIIIDGAVVIVENCMRRLAHAQTKLGRTLSQSERFEEIFTAAQEAKKPLIFGQLIIMAVYLPIFALTGVEGKMFHPMAFTVVIALVGAMLLSVTFIPAAVALFINGKVKETEQPLIGWVKKAYSPILQWAMTNKALVITIAIVSVLLSGLLASRMGSEFVPSLNEGDIALHALRIPGTSLSQAVEMQKELEHTIKGFPQVDRIFAKLGTAEIASDPMPPSVADNFVMLKPRAEWPNPSLTKNQLVAQMQKAVAHVPGNNYEFTQPIQMRFNELISGVRSDVAVKVFGDDMAVMHESAEEIAKVLATIQGGEDVKVEQTTGLPILTVNIDRQKIARLGVNVADVQDAISIAMNGRETGTLFEGDKRFDIVVRLDDETRADIEAFKRLPIKIASNSNAPVYLQLGEVASIDIAHGANQFSRENGKRNVVITANVRDRDIGSYVAEAQKRIGEEVKIPTGYWINWGGMFEQLQSASQRLQLVVPLALLLVFILLYAMFNNIKDGLIVFTGIPFALTGGLLMLWLRDLPLSISAGVGFIALSGVAVLNGLVMISFIRQLIADGKPIDAAIQQGSISRLRPILITALVASLGFVPMAIATGTGAEVQRPLATVVIGGIWSSTLLTLLVLPVLYRLFYRTQD, encoded by the coding sequence ATGTTTGATCAACTGATTCGATTCTCTATTCATCAGCGTTGGTTGGTGATGTTGATTGTGCTTGGTGTCGCCGTACTTGGTATTTTCAGTTACCAGAAATTACCGATTGATGCCGTGCCAGATATTACTAATATTCAGGTGCAGATTAATACGGCTGCGCCTGGTTATGCGCCGCTGGAAACAGAACAACGTATCACTTACCCGATTGAAGTCGCCATGGCCGGCTTGCCTAAATTGGATCAAACCCGCTCAATCTCGCGCTATGGCTTGTCACAGGTGACCGTCGTTTTCAAAGAAGGGACGGATATTTACTTTGCACGGCAATTGGTGAATGAGCGCATCAATCAAGCAAAAGAACAATTGCCCGCAGGTATTCTGCCGAAACTGGGACCTACTTCTACAGGTTTGGGCGAGATTTTTATGTGGACAGTTGAGGCCAAAGAAGGTGCATTAAAAGCCGACGGCACGCCTTACAGTCCAATGGATTTGCGTGAAGTGCAAGATTGGATTGTCAAACCGCAATTGCGCAATGTGCCTGGTGTGAACGATATTAATACCGTTGGTGGTTACGTTAAGCAATATCAAGTAGCGCCGCAAACCGATAGTTTAATCGCTAGAGGCTTATCTTTAAATGACCTAGTTAATGCATTAGAAAAAAACAATGCCAATATTGGCGCTGGTTATATTGAAAAATCTGGCGAGCAATATTTGATTCGCGTGCCAGGGCAAGTCAACAATCTGGATGATATTGGCAATATTGTCGTCGATGCGAAATCTGGTGTGCCTGTGCGCGTGAAAGATGTAGCGGAAGTGATCATCGGTAATGAATCACGCGATGGTGCCGCCACTGAAAATGGGCAAGAAGTCGTTTTAGGCACGGTGTATATGCTCACAGGCGAAAATAGTCGCACGGTTTCTGCGGCGGTTGAGGCGCAATTACAAAAAATCAACCAGACCTTACCTACTGGCATTGTCGCCAAAACTGTTTATGACCGAACGACTTTAATCGACAAAGCCATCCATACGGTTAAAACCAATTTGCTGGAAGGCGCATTGCTGGTGATTGCCGTATTGTTTATCTTTTTAGGTAATATGCGTGCCGCCATCATTACCATGCTGGTGATTCCACTTTCCATGCTTTTCACGTTTTCTGGCATGTTAACTGGCAAAGTCAGTGCAAATTTAATGAGTTTAGGTGCTTTGGATTTTGGCATTATTATCGATGGCGCCGTTGTGATTGTAGAAAATTGTATGCGTCGCCTTGCACATGCCCAAACAAAACTGGGCCGAACACTGAGCCAATCCGAACGATTTGAGGAAATATTCACCGCTGCGCAGGAAGCGAAAAAACCGCTGATATTTGGGCAATTAATCATTATGGCCGTTTATCTGCCTATTTTTGCGTTAACCGGTGTGGAAGGCAAAATGTTTCACCCGATGGCATTTACTGTGGTGATTGCTTTGGTAGGCGCAATGTTGTTATCGGTGACTTTTATTCCTGCCGCAGTCGCCTTATTCATTAATGGCAAAGTAAAAGAAACAGAACAACCGTTAATAGGATGGGTAAAAAAAGCATACTCACCCATCTTGCAATGGGCAATGACGAATAAGGCATTAGTTATCACAATCGCTATTGTTTCTGTGCTATTAAGCGGTTTATTAGCCAGTCGCATGGGCAGCGAATTTGTGCCAAGCTTAAATGAAGGCGATATTGCGCTGCATGCATTACGAATTCCCGGCACCAGTTTGAGCCAAGCAGTGGAAATGCAAAAAGAGCTGGAACATACGATTAAAGGTTTTCCACAGGTAGACAGGATATTTGCCAAATTGGGCACCGCTGAAATTGCCAGCGACCCGATGCCGCCAAGCGTGGCAGATAATTTTGTGATGCTTAAACCCCGCGCTGAATGGCCGAATCCAAGCTTAACCAAAAATCAATTAGTCGCCCAGATGCAAAAAGCAGTTGCGCATGTGCCAGGCAATAATTACGAGTTTACGCAACCCATTCAAATGCGCTTTAATGAATTGATTTCAGGCGTGCGCAGTGATGTTGCCGTAAAAGTGTTTGGTGACGATATGGCAGTCATGCATGAATCGGCTGAAGAAATTGCAAAAGTGCTGGCTACTATTCAAGGCGGTGAAGACGTTAAGGTAGAACAAACGACTGGCTTGCCAATTTTAACTGTGAATATCGACCGCCAGAAAATAGCACGTTTAGGCGTAAATGTAGCTGATGTGCAAGATGCCATTTCTATCGCCATGAACGGACGCGAAACAGGCACTTTGTTTGAAGGCGACAAACGGTTTGATATCGTGGTGCGCCTGGATGATGAAACCAGAGCCGATATTGAAGCGTTCAAACGCTTGCCGATTAAAATCGCCAGCAATAGCAATGCACCTGTTTATTTACAATTGGGCGAAGTCGCCAGCATAGATATTGCACATGGCGCCAACCAATTTAGCCGCGAAAATGGCAAGCGCAATGTTGTGATTACCGCTAATGTACGCGACCGCGATATTGGCAGCTATGTAGCAGAAGCGCAAAAACGTATCGGCGAGGAAGTCAAAATACCCACTGGTTATTGGATAAATTGGGGCGGCATGTTTGAGCAATTACAATCTGCCAGCCAACGCTTGCAGCTAGTCGTACCATTGGCTTTATTGCTGGTATTTATATTGTTGTATGCCATGTTCAACAATATCAAAGACGGCTTAATTGTTTTTACAGGCATCCCGTTTGCGCTAACAGGTGGCTTGCTGATGTTGTGGCTGCGAGATTTACCTTTGTCGATTTCCGCAGGTGTCGGCTTTATCGCCTTATCTGGCGTGGCGGTGTTGAATGGTTTAGTGATGATCAGCTTTATTCGCCAGTTGATTGCGGATGGCAAGCCCATTGATGCGGCGATTCAGCAAGGCAGTATCAGTCGATTACGCCCTATTTTGATTACTGCGCTTGTGGCATCGTTAGGTTTTGTGCCAATGGCAATCGCTACAGGAACTGGCGCCGAAGTACAACGACCTTTGGCGACAGTGGTAATTGGCGGAATCTGGTCATCGACACTGTTAACTTTACTGGTATTACCAGTTTTATATCGATTGTTTTATCGAACTCAAGATTAG
- a CDS encoding adenylate/guanylate cyclase domain-containing protein → MIEKLNKTTICSIVFLDIIDYSKKSVSEQIDIKNQFNQLINHSLKDVDENERIILDTGDGAAIAHMGSPEDALFVSLSIRDEVLKSNILSSMPLYVRFGINLGPVRLVSDINGQPNIIGDGINVAQRIMSFAKPNQVVVSRSYYDVTSRLTQEISQMFDYSGIKNDKHMREHEIYAVRLLKEVAPIEVTPIKAVSLKATSYLEPIQHFFKRINWKYVALSLPAILTSVLVIKSAASPSEPMITLQKSTASTAQSQTVATPIQQSSTLLTPNETLVKKPVNSNIQLANYAVDKSKAEKSLDEKVADRKIDITQPTEIQLDKTLPDNKKADKKIAKKSTSKKSVKKSVNELPSEFSAPDSNKAQQSNTVAQAAAPQIAVDTPTTQKSGWKTFTDSVKQGQDRACTQAEITMNQCH, encoded by the coding sequence ATGATTGAAAAGCTGAATAAAACCACCATTTGCAGCATTGTTTTTTTGGATATTATCGATTATTCAAAAAAGTCTGTTTCTGAGCAAATTGACATTAAAAATCAATTTAATCAGTTGATTAATCACTCGCTGAAAGATGTGGATGAGAATGAGCGGATTATTTTAGATACTGGCGATGGTGCGGCAATCGCGCACATGGGTTCACCAGAAGACGCTTTGTTTGTATCGCTGAGCATTCGCGATGAGGTTTTGAAAAGTAATATTTTAAGCTCTATGCCGTTATACGTGCGCTTTGGCATTAATTTAGGCCCTGTGCGTTTGGTCAGCGATATCAATGGTCAGCCTAATATCATCGGTGATGGCATCAACGTAGCGCAACGTATTATGAGCTTTGCCAAGCCTAATCAAGTGGTGGTTTCGCGTTCCTATTACGATGTCACTTCGCGTCTCACGCAAGAAATTTCACAGATGTTTGATTATTCTGGCATTAAAAATGACAAACATATGCGAGAGCATGAGATTTATGCGGTGCGATTATTGAAAGAAGTTGCACCAATCGAAGTAACACCAATTAAAGCAGTCAGCCTTAAGGCAACGAGTTATCTAGAACCGATTCAGCATTTTTTCAAGCGTATCAATTGGAAATATGTGGCATTGTCTTTGCCAGCGATATTGACCTCGGTTTTGGTGATTAAGTCCGCTGCATCGCCTTCAGAGCCAATGATTACTTTGCAAAAATCTACGGCATCGACCGCACAGTCACAGACCGTGGCAACGCCAATTCAACAGAGTTCGACACTTTTAACACCAAATGAAACGCTTGTAAAAAAGCCTGTTAATAGCAATATTCAGTTAGCTAATTACGCGGTTGATAAAAGTAAAGCTGAAAAATCACTGGACGAAAAAGTTGCTGATAGAAAAATTGATATAACCCAGCCAACTGAAATTCAGCTTGATAAAACTTTGCCGGATAATAAAAAAGCAGATAAAAAAATAGCTAAAAAATCCACTAGCAAAAAATCAGTTAAAAAGTCAGTGAACGAATTGCCTTCAGAATTTAGCGCGCCAGATAGTAATAAAGCACAACAGTCCAATACAGTGGCACAAGCGGCAGCACCACAAATCGCAGTTGATACGCCAACTACACAAAAATCAGGCTGGAAAACCTTTACTGATAGCGTTAAACAAGGCCAAGACCGTGCTTGCACGCAGGCAGAAATTACGATGAATCAATGTCATTAG
- the kdpA gene encoding potassium-transporting ATPase subunit KdpA has translation MLSNAGFFSNVIVQVGLYLTVLLLITKPMGIWIYKVMHGESAIANKVGGPVERLIYRGLGVKPEQEMHWKHYAVALMLFNVVGIAFVYLLQRLQFSLPLNPQQFANVSVDSAFNTAVSFVTNTNWQGYAGESTMSYLTQMLALTVQNFLSAATGLAVVIVLIRGFARHNAKTIGNFWVDITRSTLYILLPLSFIFAIVLMSQGVIQNFDAYKQVTTLQPTSYSVANEVGEQVAQTITTQTLAMGPVASQEAIKMLGTNGGGFFNANSAHPFENPTPLSNFLQMLAIFLIPAGLCFTFGLMVGDKRQGWAVFSAMAIVFVVMVGVAIWAEQAGNPALTNSGADQSVIASTSGSPLQSGGNMEGKETRFGIVASSLFATVTTAASCGAVNAMHDSFTPIGGLVPMWLMQLGEVIFGGVGSGLYTMLIYAVLAVFIAGLMIGRTPEYLGKKIEIFDMKMTAIIILVTPLIVLIGTALAVSIASGTVGIANPGAHGFSEILYALSSAANNNGSAFAGLSANTPFYNILLAIAMFAGRFGIILPVLAIAGSMVAKKRIPVSLGTMPTHGPLFVTLLIGAVILVGALTYIPALALGPIVEQLLMVAVH, from the coding sequence ATGCTATCGAATGCTGGATTTTTTTCTAATGTCATCGTCCAAGTGGGTTTGTATCTCACGGTTTTACTGCTGATTACTAAGCCGATGGGTATTTGGATTTACAAAGTAATGCATGGCGAATCGGCTATCGCAAATAAAGTTGGCGGTCCAGTTGAGCGACTTATTTACCGTGGTTTGGGTGTTAAGCCTGAGCAGGAAATGCACTGGAAGCATTATGCAGTCGCATTAATGCTATTCAACGTTGTTGGCATTGCATTTGTATATTTGCTACAACGCTTGCAATTTTCATTACCACTTAATCCACAACAATTTGCAAATGTGAGTGTCGATTCAGCATTTAATACCGCAGTTAGCTTTGTGACGAATACCAATTGGCAAGGTTACGCAGGTGAATCGACCATGAGTTATTTGACGCAAATGCTGGCGCTTACGGTGCAGAATTTTCTATCAGCGGCGACAGGTTTGGCTGTAGTCATCGTGCTTATTCGTGGTTTCGCACGCCATAACGCAAAAACTATCGGTAATTTTTGGGTGGATATCACGCGTTCTACTTTGTATATTTTGTTACCGCTGTCTTTTATTTTTGCAATCGTATTGATGAGTCAAGGTGTGATTCAAAACTTTGATGCCTACAAGCAAGTGACGACTTTGCAACCAACTAGTTATTCAGTCGCAAATGAAGTTGGCGAGCAAGTTGCTCAAACTATCACTACGCAAACATTAGCAATGGGCCCAGTCGCTTCGCAAGAGGCGATTAAGATGCTCGGTACCAATGGCGGCGGATTTTTCAATGCCAACTCTGCACATCCGTTTGAAAATCCAACGCCACTTTCTAATTTCTTGCAAATGTTGGCAATCTTTTTAATCCCTGCAGGCTTATGTTTTACGTTTGGCTTGATGGTTGGCGACAAACGACAAGGTTGGGCAGTATTTTCGGCCATGGCGATTGTATTTGTAGTGATGGTTGGCGTAGCGATTTGGGCAGAACAGGCAGGTAATCCAGCGCTAACAAATAGCGGTGCTGACCAATCCGTCATCGCTTCGACATCAGGCTCACCATTGCAATCTGGCGGCAATATGGAAGGCAAAGAAACGCGTTTTGGCATTGTAGCGTCCAGTTTATTTGCCACCGTGACCACCGCGGCATCTTGCGGCGCGGTTAACGCTATGCACGATTCGTTTACGCCAATTGGCGGCTTAGTGCCAATGTGGTTAATGCAACTGGGTGAAGTGATTTTTGGCGGCGTGGGCTCTGGGCTTTACACCATGCTGATTTATGCAGTCTTAGCCGTATTTATCGCTGGCTTGATGATTGGCCGCACGCCTGAATATCTAGGCAAAAAGATTGAGATATTCGATATGAAGATGACGGCGATCATTATCTTAGTCACACCGTTAATCGTATTAATCGGCACTGCGCTTGCAGTCAGTATCGCCTCTGGCACTGTCGGCATTGCAAATCCTGGCGCGCATGGCTTTAGCGAGATTTTATATGCACTGTCATCTGCTGCCAATAATAACGGTAGCGCATTTGCTGGCTTATCTGCCAATACACCGTTTTACAACATCTTATTAGCCATCGCGATGTTTGCAGGTCGTTTCGGCATCATTCTGCCAGTGTTGGCAATTGCAGGTTCTATGGTGGCTAAAAAACGCATTCCAGTGAGTTTGGGCACTATGCCTACGCACGGGCCGCTATTTGTCACGTTGTTGATTGGTGCTGTGATACTGGTAGGCGCATTGACTTATATCCCCGCATTGGCACTTGGGCCGATTGTTGAGCAGTTGCTGATGGTTGCTGTTCATTAA
- the kdpF gene encoding K(+)-transporting ATPase subunit F has product MWLSGALALFMLVYLFYVLIKPENF; this is encoded by the coding sequence ATGTGGTTAAGTGGCGCGTTAGCGCTATTTATGTTGGTTTATTTGTTTTATGTATTAATTAAACCGGAGAATTTTTGA
- a CDS encoding efflux RND transporter periplasmic adaptor subunit has protein sequence MSFNLYKSNKQWFAIIVVVAIGIILAAFILLSDKPKQSEDTHGEAEHSEMERADERPKHGEPGHDHAKDHLPSAPSSLIKDAHMDEHVPQTKEIIKGPHGGKLFSQDDYSVEVTIFEQNTPPEFRVYTYENNQPLNPKLSRLSIQLERLGRKPQLIDFVQENDYLKGNAIIEEPHSFKVKINAQYADKSHQFGYEQIEARVKLTDKQLTINSIEVLTAGPAKIKSTLLLQGEIKLNADKSVHIVPRVSGIVESVKTNAGDKVRKGQVLATISSQLIAEMRSDALAAQKRVGLARATYHREKQLWEEKISAEQDYLQAKYNLQEAEINSQRIQQKLGAIGAGSNTNGLSRYELRSPIDGVVTNKQISLGQIVSEADSLFEIADLSTVWAEMTIYAKDINTVKTGQKVTIKATAFDAQAIGTIAYVSALVGEQSRTAMARVVLNNPNQSWLPGLPVNIELVADEVEVPLAVSAEGIQTLRDWTVVFGRYSEYFEARPIKLGRRDAQNIEVIEGLSIGEKYAAGNSFLIKADIGKAGASHDH, from the coding sequence ATGTCATTCAATCTTTATAAATCCAATAAACAATGGTTCGCCATCATTGTAGTTGTCGCTATTGGCATCATTCTGGCTGCATTTATCCTGCTTTCAGATAAGCCAAAACAATCTGAAGATACGCATGGTGAGGCAGAACATAGTGAAATGGAGCGGGCTGATGAACGGCCTAAACATGGCGAACCAGGACATGACCATGCAAAAGATCATTTACCTTCAGCACCTTCGTCTTTAATCAAGGATGCGCACATGGATGAGCACGTGCCGCAAACCAAAGAAATCATCAAAGGCCCGCATGGCGGCAAATTGTTTAGCCAAGATGATTACAGCGTTGAGGTGACTATCTTTGAGCAAAATACACCGCCCGAATTTCGGGTATATACCTATGAAAATAATCAACCGCTTAATCCCAAATTATCTCGCCTCAGTATCCAGTTAGAAAGATTAGGCAGAAAACCGCAATTGATTGATTTTGTACAGGAAAATGATTACTTGAAAGGCAATGCCATTATTGAAGAACCGCATTCATTCAAGGTGAAGATTAATGCTCAATATGCGGATAAAAGCCATCAGTTTGGCTATGAACAAATTGAAGCCAGAGTCAAATTGACCGATAAGCAACTGACAATTAATAGCATTGAAGTGTTAACTGCTGGCCCCGCAAAAATCAAAAGCACACTACTTTTACAAGGTGAGATTAAATTAAATGCCGATAAAAGCGTGCATATCGTACCGCGTGTTAGCGGTATTGTTGAATCGGTTAAAACAAATGCTGGCGACAAGGTACGCAAGGGGCAAGTGCTGGCAACTATTTCCAGCCAGCTAATCGCAGAGATGCGCAGTGATGCATTGGCCGCTCAAAAAAGAGTAGGCTTAGCACGCGCAACTTACCATCGTGAAAAGCAATTATGGGAAGAAAAAATTTCTGCTGAACAAGACTATTTACAAGCGAAATATAATTTGCAAGAAGCAGAAATCAACAGTCAACGCATTCAGCAAAAACTAGGTGCGATTGGTGCTGGTTCTAATACAAATGGCCTATCGCGTTATGAATTGCGTTCACCTATAGATGGCGTGGTGACCAATAAACAAATCAGTCTTGGTCAAATCGTCAGTGAAGCTGACAGCTTGTTTGAAATAGCAGATTTAAGCACCGTTTGGGCAGAAATGACCATTTATGCCAAAGACATTAATACGGTAAAAACGGGGCAAAAAGTCACTATTAAAGCCACGGCGTTTGATGCGCAAGCCATTGGCACAATTGCGTATGTGAGTGCGCTGGTTGGCGAACAGTCTCGCACTGCAATGGCACGAGTGGTGTTAAACAATCCGAATCAATCTTGGCTGCCTGGCTTGCCTGTGAATATTGAGTTGGTTGCAGATGAGGTAGAAGTACCGCTGGCTGTTTCTGCAGAAGGTATTCAAACGCTAAGAGATTGGACGGTGGTATTTGGTCGATATAGTGAATATTTTGAAGCAAGGCCGATTAAATTGGGTCGTCGTGATGCGCAAAATATTGAGGTAATTGAAGGGTTAAGTATTGGTGAAAAATATGCTGCAGGTAATAGCTTTTTAATCAAAGCGGATATTGGCAAGGCAGGAGCAAGTCATGACCATTAA
- a CDS encoding GGDEF domain-containing protein encodes MMFAWLEFRTMLFMTGLLAVALSLLLLAINSRTAILTGLKEWVCANLLIGGAIITFTLIILPLNFRAVIGGFFIVAGLGLYFIAIRIFDKRPIAWRNIRYALLAYIFVKICITLLSQNEYALVVFDTALCMVLTAASALYLLKYSSQNHSAEYRFTGAFFIIFTAITLVRFYRLCANNAAPVEHLTEWTLNQVTFLGCMLSVLAINFGFIAMVNAKLAELLAHTAGHDWLTGVMNRGNLEKCAELLTLKTVKYKQTQAMLLMDLDHFKVINDTYGHLFGDEVIQTFARLAQDNMRDEDLLGRYGGEEFCIIMPNSSEKEALIVAERIRQKYESMTIMFDGKSVKCTVSAGVCDSSQLGSEFKRMFSGADESLYAAKNAGRNRVVSHSSL; translated from the coding sequence ATGATGTTTGCATGGCTAGAATTTCGCACCATGTTATTCATGACTGGCTTACTCGCAGTCGCATTATCACTATTGTTGTTAGCGATCAACTCGCGTACAGCCATTCTTACAGGCTTAAAAGAGTGGGTTTGCGCCAATTTGTTGATAGGCGGCGCCATCATCACTTTCACGCTTATTATCTTGCCGCTCAATTTTCGCGCGGTGATTGGCGGATTTTTCATCGTTGCAGGCTTAGGCTTATATTTCATTGCCATTCGCATCTTTGATAAGCGCCCAATCGCTTGGCGCAACATTCGATACGCGTTATTAGCCTACATTTTTGTCAAAATTTGCATCACGCTATTATCCCAAAACGAATATGCCTTAGTTGTATTTGATACGGCACTTTGTATGGTGCTCACCGCTGCTAGTGCATTGTATCTATTGAAATATTCCAGCCAGAATCATTCAGCCGAATATCGCTTCACAGGCGCTTTCTTTATTATTTTCACTGCCATTACACTGGTTCGATTTTATAGACTGTGCGCTAACAACGCCGCGCCAGTAGAGCATTTAACTGAATGGACGCTTAATCAAGTGACATTTTTGGGTTGTATGTTAAGTGTGTTGGCGATTAACTTTGGTTTTATTGCGATGGTGAATGCAAAATTGGCAGAATTGCTTGCGCATACGGCCGGACACGATTGGCTGACTGGTGTGATGAATCGTGGAAATTTAGAGAAATGTGCGGAATTATTGACACTTAAAACGGTTAAATATAAACAAACGCAGGCCATGTTGTTAATGGATTTGGATCACTTCAAAGTGATTAACGATACTTACGGCCATTTATTTGGCGATGAAGTCATTCAAACGTTTGCTCGATTAGCGCAAGATAATATGCGCGATGAAGATTTATTGGGCCGTTATGGTGGCGAAGAATTCTGCATCATCATGCCAAATTCGAGTGAAAAAGAGGCGTTGATTGTCGCAGAACGCATCCGTCAAAAATATGAGAGTATGACTATTATGTTCGACGGGAAGTCGGTTAAATGCACTGTCAGCGCGGGTGTGTGCGATTCTAGTCAACTGGGCAGCGAATTTAAACGCATGTTTTCAGGCGCAGATGAGTCTTTATATGCGGCTAAAAATGCAGGCAGAAATAGAGTCGTTTCGCACTCAAGTTTGTAA
- a CDS encoding TolC family protein, with translation MQFPSPKCLRFGIQNILISLLFIGNSTVIFADSYAPVLQSSIPATQLTLKDALNLALNANPEIAVAIREREAIEGIKAQAATRPNPSLSTSIQDTRSANRQTFLQFNQEIELGNKREARIEAADSFYTKAEAELASKKAEIHANVITAFYTVLIAQERLTLAKSSLDIAELARDAASKRVKAGKSSPVEETKSKIAEASAKIEFNQANTQLTNSRKRLATLWGSALPVFERVEGDVTFIPKMAAFSALTSQLDNAPAVKLANIEIDSRSALTKVERSKGTPNITISAGVVNNQELGGINQALLGLSIPIPVFDRNQGNLQEAVSRQYKAQDELVALKNQLEANLSGQYERLNAARQAAESLKVDILPSAQSAFDAANKGFNAGKFNFLDVLDAQRTLVQAKSQYINSLLDAHEAVAEIERILGDVVDHQSEKSQE, from the coding sequence ATGCAATTCCCATCACCAAAATGTCTACGATTCGGCATTCAAAACATATTGATATCGCTATTATTCATCGGCAATTCAACTGTCATTTTTGCTGATTCCTATGCGCCTGTACTGCAGTCAAGCATACCAGCGACGCAGTTAACCTTAAAAGATGCGTTAAATTTAGCCCTTAACGCCAACCCTGAAATTGCTGTCGCCATACGCGAGCGTGAGGCAATCGAAGGCATTAAGGCACAAGCCGCCACTAGGCCAAATCCATCACTATCCACTTCGATTCAAGATACGCGCAGCGCCAACAGGCAAACTTTTTTACAGTTTAACCAAGAGATTGAGCTTGGCAACAAACGGGAAGCGAGAATAGAAGCGGCTGACTCTTTTTATACCAAAGCTGAAGCGGAGTTAGCCAGTAAAAAAGCGGAGATCCACGCCAACGTTATCACGGCCTTTTATACGGTTTTAATCGCGCAGGAACGATTAACCTTGGCAAAGTCCTCACTCGATATTGCTGAACTAGCGCGCGATGCTGCCAGTAAGCGTGTAAAAGCTGGTAAGAGCTCACCAGTAGAAGAAACCAAGTCAAAAATCGCAGAAGCCAGTGCAAAAATTGAATTCAACCAAGCTAATACGCAATTAACCAACTCCCGCAAACGTTTAGCCACATTATGGGGCAGCGCACTGCCTGTATTTGAACGTGTCGAAGGCGATGTCACTTTCATTCCTAAAATGGCCGCTTTTAGTGCATTAACTAGCCAACTGGATAATGCACCAGCCGTAAAATTGGCAAATATTGAAATTGATTCGCGCAGTGCGCTGACAAAAGTTGAGCGTAGCAAAGGCACGCCGAATATCACCATTAGCGCTGGCGTCGTGAACAACCAAGAGCTTGGCGGCATCAATCAAGCTTTATTGGGCTTATCTATTCCTATCCCAGTCTTTGATCGCAACCAAGGCAATTTGCAGGAAGCGGTCAGTCGCCAATACAAGGCGCAAGACGAATTAGTCGCACTCAAAAACCAGCTCGAGGCGAATTTATCAGGCCAATACGAGCGATTAAATGCTGCCAGACAAGCGGCAGAATCACTCAAAGTCGACATATTGCCAAGCGCTCAAAGTGCTTTTGATGCGGCCAATAAAGGTTTTAACGCAGGTAAATTCAATTTTCTGGATGTACTGGACGCACAACGCACACTGGTTCAAGCCAAATCTCAATATATCAATTCACTATTAGATGCCCATGAAGCAGTGGCAGAAATAGAACGCATTTTGGGTGATGTTGTAGATCACCAATCAGAAAAGTCACAGGAGTAA